In one Alnus glutinosa chromosome 14, dhAlnGlut1.1, whole genome shotgun sequence genomic region, the following are encoded:
- the LOC133856770 gene encoding uncharacterized protein LOC133856770: MAFTAKNKVSFLDGSIPKPSSIDPSISAWTQCNTMVLSWILNSISAEIANSVIFIDSAAAMCSDLQERFSQSNGPRVFQLQKKIFVLAQGNNSVSAYYTQLKRLWDELLSFRSVSNCSCGGSKVLVEHHHQEYVFHFLMGLNESFANIRSQILLIDPLPPINKVFSLVIQEERQRELCASSSFVHDTTALLTKTDPSSSNSYPKQSHFRIPRPLCSHCGLLGHTIEKFYQLHGYPPGYKPKPRPASAHQVQNLGQLLALLKPHDIPASSPTLASSSAPPQRSYLL, translated from the coding sequence ATGGCTTTCACTGCCAAAAATAAAGTCAGTTTTCTTGATGGTTCCATTCCTAAACCATCTTCTATCGATCCTTCCATTTCTGCTTGGACGCAATGCAATACGATGGTCCTCTCGTGGATCCTCAACTCGATCTCTGCTGAGATAGCCAATAGCGTGATCTTCATTGATTCAGCTGCTGCTATGTGCTCCGATCTTCAAGAACGATTCTCTCAGAGCAATGGTCCCAGAGTTTTTCAGCTGCAGAAGAAAATCTTTGTTCTTGCTCAAGGTAACAATTCAGTCAGTGCCTATTATACTCAATTGAAGAGGCTTTGGGACGAATTACTGAGTTTTCGTTCGGTTTCCAATTGTTCTTGCGGTGGATCGAAGGTTCTTGTTGAGCACCATCACCAAGAGTATGTATTTCATTTTCTCATGGGCTTAAACGAGTCTTTTGCTAACATCAGAAGTCAGATTCTTCTGATAGATCCTCTTCCACCTATCAATAAGGTGTTTTCCTTGGTGATTCAAGAAGAGAGGCAGCGAGAACTTTGtgcttcttcttcctttgttcATGACACAACAGCTCTCCTCACTAAGACTGATCCTTCTTCTTCCAATTCATATCCAAAACAGTCACATTTTCGCATACCACGTCCTCTTTGTTCTCACTGTGGTCTTTTAGGTCAcactattgaaaaattttacCAGCTTCACGGCTATCCTCCGGGTTATAAACCTAAGCCTCGACCTGCTTCCGCTCATCAGGTTCAGAATCTTGGTCAATTGCTTGCTCTCCTCAAGCCACATGACATTCCTGCCAGTTCGCCAACTCTAGCAAGTTCCTCTGCACCTCCACAAAGATCATATCTTCTCTAA